The proteins below come from a single Acidobacteriota bacterium genomic window:
- a CDS encoding MoaD/ThiS family protein has protein sequence MIRVLLPQHLRTLAHVGAEVSLEVDGQVTLRAVLDALEARYPMLRGTIRDHVTLQRRPFLRFFAIEEDLSHDSPDQPLPDAVVSGKEPLVILGAIAGG, from the coding sequence ATGATCCGCGTCCTGCTCCCGCAACATCTGCGCACGTTGGCCCACGTGGGCGCCGAGGTAAGTCTCGAGGTCGACGGCCAGGTGACTTTACGCGCCGTGCTCGACGCCCTCGAAGCGCGCTATCCGATGCTGCGCGGCACCATCCGCGATCACGTCACGCTACAACGAAGGCCGTTCCTGCGCTTCTTCGCGATCGAAGAAGATTTGTCCCACGACTCGCCCGATCAGCCTCTGCCCGATGCAGTCGTGTCCGGGAAAGAGCCGCTCGTGATTTTGGGAGCGATTGCAGGGGGCTAA